The sequence TCTACTTTCTCTCGGTCAATTATGATGATTTCGTGAACGTTCATTCGCTTTTATTTTGTTTGAGTTCTTCCCTAAGAATTTGATAAATAAAATTGAGCTTCGCTTCTTCTCCAAAATAAGCAACTTCCTGTTCAGCTATTTTTGTTGCACCAATTCGGGTTATGGCTATATGTGACCTTACATAAGATGCTCCAACTTGAAATTTTACTCTATCTACAAATTGAAAAATGTAATCCAACATTGTACGCTTAACCGATGCGTTTATCCCTTTCCCCCAATATTCTGTAGCATAAAAGGTATAACCAATAAAAATACTTTTATCATTTTCATCCCAATCATAAAAACGGGTGCAACCAAGAGTTTTATGTGTAGCTTTTTCTAAAATTTTGTATGCTCCTTTGCTCTGCAATGCACCTTCAAAAAAAACTTTGAATACTTCTTTTTTCCAACGGTCTTTATTGGGATGCTGTTCCCAAATTTTAGGGTCAGATGCAACTTTGAATAAATCGTCAAAATCATCTTCTTTTAATGGTTGAAGAATTACTCTTTCATTCTGTAAAATATTTTGGATTTCAAAATTCATTGGTTTGAAAATGTGTTTAATGATTAGTTTAAAGTCAATTCGTGTTCGGGGCAATCAATTCGTAAATCTGTTGTTGCCAATTTTGATTGAAGCAATTTGCAGTAATGTTGTCCGTTTGTATTTTGATAGTTTGAACAAGTAAAACACATTCGTTGAATGGTGATGATACCTGCCTTGTTCAATTCGTGAATAAGTTTGAGCAACCCCGAAAGGATAATTTCTTTTTGATCTTCCGTCAACGAACCCAATGGTTTTTCAATAGCAAAAGCAAAATTGGCTGACTTGTCTGCTGTTTGTTTTCCTTGGTCAGTTAAGCCAATCACGTAACTTCTTGTGTCAATAGGGTCATCAAATTTTTGTACTAGCCCTTTTTTCAATAGTAGTTTTACGCTATCGCTAATCGTAGCTTTTGACATATTAAATTCTTGTGCCAAGTAGCTCACCTTACATTGATGTTCGCTATGAAAAAGCAGGAAGATTAAAACCTGTATTTGAATAGGGCTTAAAGCGTTTTCTTTGCTTTCGTTCCATAGCAACACACGGAAGGCTTCGGAAATACGCTCCAAAGCCACAACAATTTTACTTTCTACTTTTTTATTCTGTCGGTTTACATCAAATGCTGATTTCATCTATTTGCAGTTTTCCATTTCAATTATAAAATATCCTTTTTGTTTTATCGCAGCTTCCCACTCTGCTCGTAGAGTTTCTATATGGCAGAACCTACATTCTTTTGATGTTAATGGTTGTCCTTCTTGTCCCTTTGATGTCAGATAGTCTTTACCATAACCGTAAATTATGGATGTATCTCTAATTTCTTCGGGTGCGATAATGTCAAAGTGCATTACGCTACCGTCTTTTTTTGTTACATAAGTGTCCCAAACTGCTACTTTCATTTCTTTTGATTTATTGTTTTGTGCGTTTACCGAAATAGCAAACAACACTGTGATGGTTAAACAAAATGTTCTCATCGCCATAGAAAAAAACAAAGCCCCACAAAGGTAGTTATCCTAACAATGTGGGGCAAACTTTTTAACCTTTTACGTCCGCCATAGACGCACCAAAGTTGAGGTGAAGCACGTTCCCGTTTGGGGTAAGCAATGCAGGAACAGATTTAACGCCTTTTGCTTCCGCTTCGGCAATTCTGTTCTTTTGCTCGCCCAAATGAACGATTTCTACTTTGTCGCTACCGATAAGCGACACGATGTCCTGCTCTGCACTAACGCATACCGGACAACCTGCGTGGTAAAATACTGATTTTGTCATTTTTTGAATGAATTAAGTTTTGTGGCAAGATTGCCGATGCAAATATAGTTAGGCATCCTAACTATACAAAATATTTTAGCTTTTTTTAATTGTCAGGGTGGTGGGCGGGCTTTGGGTGCGGTTGGGTAAAATTAAATGTGCTGCAAAAGCGTTGGCTAGTTTGTCGGCTTGCAGCTCTTTTAATTTTATGAAGCGTTGGGGCTTTGTCTGTCTGTTTACTGCTGGTTTTCTCTCAGTGGTGTCGTCTTTTAGGGTGAGGCATAACGTTTTGCAGCTACCCGAAGGGCGGGACTTTTACCACAAAACTTGATTTGAAAAACTAATGTTTGATTAACCACAAAACTGTCTTTGGAACACGAAACCCCGCCTTTTGGGTAGGTGCTGTTATGCCCAGTGCTTTCTTTCGGTTTATGCAAACATTGCAATTTGTCCATTGTTTATAGGTGTCATTTCGTTGATAAAGTTGTCCCACAAGTTCAATGTCAAATTGAGTTTATACTTTTCGTTCAGCATTTCAAGTTCTGATTGCAGTTGTGTCTTGTTAATTTGTTTTGCTAATTTTAAAAGGTCAATTCTCATTAGAACGTCCTTTGTAAAAGTCCTTTTAGCGTCTGGAAAAGTTACAGATTGTAAAAACTGAACTGTCGTGTCGGAGTTTAAAAGAATTAAAGCATAAACCGCAAATTCTATTTTGTCAAAACCTATTAAATAACAAGTGTCGTCAAGCATTACGGGCTTATTGTCCTGTGGCAGAATTAGCGTAAAATGAAAGGTCTTGTAAAGTCCTGATATGGCAACTTTGAAAGGTTTGAAGGAATAGTCGCCAATACCAAATATTGAAAACAAAGGTTTGTTGTTGTAGATACTTGATTTTCTTGCATCAAAATTTGCTTGATGCTGTGTCAAGTATTGATATGTTTTAGGATATTCAGTTTTGATATATTTGGTTTCCTGTCCAACTTTCTTTTGCGTAACAATCGTAAACTTTCGTGTCTGATTTATTACAGTATTTTTAAGGTCTGAACTTTTGAGAATACCGTAAACTAAACCGTCTTCCAATTTTACTTCTTCATTTAACCCATTTACATAATGTCCATTTACTTTATCCAATTCCATAACTGTTGAACAGTCGTGTTTTAAACCTTGTCGCCAAACAAAAGGACATTCACCGTCAATCTCTTTCGTGTGCATGTAAGTGTCAATGTTTGAAACAAATTTATCATTAAGCCAACCGAATTCAAGTTGAGATGTTTGATTGTTGTAAAAATCAAATTCCGTGCAATCAAATGTAGGAAGTGAGTTTAACTTACAATAGAATAAAGACGCTTCAACGGAAACATTAAATTCTTTTTTGCTGTCAATGCAATGTTTTTCAATAGTTGAAATCTTGTATCGGTTTTTACTTTGGTCAAAGACGATGTTTTTGATAACAGAATTTTTTACCAATAACAATAAATTCCCTTTCATATTTTGAAAGGTTTCAATCATAGTCAATGTAATAAATTCAGCAATGTCAAAATTCCCTTTTCCTGTCATTGCGTCTAAACCACTATGATTTTTGAAATTCGTTTTTTTAGGAAGATTTGTTGAATTTAAACTACCCAATTTTGAATTGGTTACCCAAGGTGGATTACCAATTACTAAAATATCATTTGTAGAATGCTCCTTTGCTATCGTTTTGAAGTCGAAGTCGAAAACATTACAATGAACTATCGAAATTTTTGGCTTGTGTGATTTTGGATTAGAAAGAAAGAAATCTACAATGCTGAATTTAGTTTCCCAAACGTAAGGTTTATAAATTTCAACCCCGAATACATTTTTTATGTTTTTGAAATTGCGTAGAGAAGCAATAATAAAATTCCCTTTTCCGCAGGTTGGCTCAATAACAACTTCAGGTGAAATGTTTTTTGAAGCCAAGTGTAATGTAACTTTATTAGCTAAATCTGAATTGGTTTGAAAGTCGCCATATTCTGCTCTGTCGGGTTCTTCAACAATATTATTAGTAATTGAAAGAACTTCTTTAAGCGTTTCTAATTCTTCATCATTATCAAAAAAATGTATGATGCCGAAGGCATCATACATTTTTTGATTTGCCTTTTCAAAAGACGTAATCTTTTTCAGATTGTCATTTAAGAAATCAGAAACTTGATGAGTAATATTTGCTTCAAATACTTTCATTTACTGTTCAGTAACTTTATGAATGATATTATGTACACCGTCAAGATTATTTAATGGTTTCGTTTTTCCTTCTCGATTTGGACAAATCCAACTATATGAAAGTCTCCACTGCAATGCATTAGAAATCGTCAAGCAACCATTTTGAATTTCAGTTTCAAGAATTTGTTTTGCTAATAGTTCTTTAGTTGAATCATCTGCTGGCAAATTTATTCCTGTCAGAAACGCCACTATATCATCAGTACTACTTCCGACTCTTTTCATATCATTTATAATTCGAGTTGTTGAATAATCGCCCGTGAATTTCGCAGGAACAAAGGAACAACTAACAAAATCTAGAATAGAAGTTTGGTTTTGTGAATCGTCTTTTTTATCGTAAACAAAAACCAATAGATTATAACCTAATCCGAATATTTTTTGCTTAGCATCTTTATATGGACAAGATGATTGGGGTTTGTTTATGGATGTTACCTTTATGTCTGTGAGTATATTTTCAGATGGAAGGTCAATTCCACTGGCAGATGAACCAACAATTGTGTCATACACAGCAAGTAAATGGTCTTTGAATTTATGTTCGACATGGGTTCCAACTTTTTTACCGTCAGTTACTCCATAAAGTTCCGTATTTTGAACAGTTGATTCACTTTTACAAAACTTTTGAGCTTCCTCAATTAACTTTTCTATTGTTAAATTTTGCTTCATTTATGTTTTAAAGTATTTGTGGCTAAGTTAATATTTTTAAAGGTTAAAATCGTCTCATTTGGTCGTGAAGTTTTACACAAAAGTTTGATGTCAAGCTGCAATGTTCGTCTGTTGCACTGTCGTCATAGCATTGGGCATAACGAGCAGGGCTTTATGCAGGTTGGGAATTAGAATTCCGTCCGCCCATAACCACTGCTGATTGAAAATATGAAATTAAGTATAAAAGCTGATAGTTATTCGTCTGCTGGAACTCAAGCTGGGATTAGCGAATAGCTGATGATACAAGGTCAAGCCCAACTTGCATAAAACCCAATGTTGCCTGTAGTGCTATCAATTACTTTCATTTACTTACGAGTCTTAACAATTCTTGGTATACGTCATTTGGTCGGTCTGCACGTTTACTTATAATTTTCCCATCTTTATCAATTATAGCATAATGCGGTATGCCGTTAATTCCAAAAAGCTCGTCTGCTTCTTTTATCATTTTTTCGGTCAATAAATAATGTTCACCAGCAATCTCTAATTGATTACGAGCTTTTCTCCAAGCTTTTTCTTTGTCATTATATCCAAAGTAAATAAATGCAATATTCTTTCCCTTTAGTTTTTCCTTTAAGATGGCAGCATTGAGCATTTCTGCCCTGCATGGTATGCACCAGCTCGCCCAAAAGTCCAGGTAAATTATTTTCCCTCTATACTTTTTTAAAATGTCAGCAATAGAATTTGCTCTGCTATTATCGACAAAAATGGATGAAGATACTGCCGGATTCACATAATCATTTCGCCTACTAATTACATTTTGTTTCATTTCATCGTTACGAACAATTATATCATACTTTTTAAATAATGGACTATAAATACTGTCAGGAGTTTTAATCAACCATGCCATAAACCTAGATAGATAAACTTCTTTTGTACTTCCTGTCAGGATATTGCTGTCTGCTACATAATTAAAGCGATCATTTAGTGTTAGCTTTCTTCCAATTTTATTAAGTTTTGAAGCAACATAAAAGTCTATAAGGTCATTATATTCGGTCGTATTTAAGGCAGCGTACTCATCGTTAATACCTTTTTCCATAATTTTTGATATGGCGATATTATCTAAAGAATCCCGATTGGGTATGTTTTCAACCACTGTTCTCTCATAAGGCTCGTATAAATATTTAGAGCGAATCCAACTATAATATTCATCAGACATTTCATGTGAACGCTTGTACTCATTTAATAGATTTACTTTGTAAAAGGCTAACTCTTTTCTATAAAAAAGAACGCTGTCTATATCTTTGTTTCTGACCTTTTCGCTGAAATTATTCACCGAATAGTATTTACTTAAGCTGTCTTGCAAATGGGCAAAATAATTGAAGTCATCGGCGTTTACTCCAATTGCATAAACAGGATTTCGTTTAGAAAAGTCTACGATTAAGTTTAGCTTTTCCCCTTTCACCAAATCAAATAATTGACTCCCATTTTGTGTTTTTATAGACCAACTACCGATTGATTCCTCGGGAACTGTAACTTTAAAATTTCTACTTCTATCAAGCACTACTTTTACTCTATTGTCACGCCAAACTCTGGTAAAATTGTGAAAACCTCCTGTTTCATTGATGTAAAGTATTGAGTCGCTATAATTTTTTACCGTTCCATAAATGTCAACTTGAGCGTTAATACTAAGTGTAGCTGTGGAGATAAATAATACCAATAAAATTCTTGTTGTCATCATTTTGATAAAGTTGGAGTGTCTCTGAAAGTATTACAGGCAACGTTCGAGGCTTGCCGCAGGGCTGGAATTGTTGCTGTGTCTGCCCGGCAACTGAAGCCGATTAAAAAACTGATGTTGAAGTTAACAACTAAAAGCCAAATAGAATTCGTTCAAGCCCAATATTAGCTGATAGTAGTACAACTGTCGATTGTTATTCCGTCCGCCAGCCTTGCGGCAAACCTTTTGTTACATGCAATGCTATCACTATGTTGTCGGATTGTTACTTACATCTTTGACTTGTAATTCAGTAATTGTCTTGTCTGTAAATAAGTCTTGGTTTGAATGGCTGAACCAGAAATCATGTATTGTCTGTGTGCCGCAGTCTTCAATTTTATAAATAAAGTCTGTTTCTTCCTCTTCAAATGGTGCAGCAAGACCTTCTTTAGTTCTTGCGTCTCCTATAATTGAATAATCAGAGTTTACAATTGGGGATTCATTCTTGATAAAATGATTATCGTCAAAAGTTAAAGTGCTGCCTGCAGTAAGTTTAAGTCTATGTATGTAAGGGAAACAGATTTCAAAGAAAAATAAATTCCCTTGATTGTGTAAGTAAATATGCTTTATGTCGATAGATTCCACTGGGAGATAAAATTCGAGAGGATGATTTCTGTCGTTTGTCGTCGAACGGTAAACTTGTGCTGTATAGATTGAATTCTCAAATCTTGTTCTATAGTTGGGAGGCATCGCTTTTGGAGGTATAAATGAGTCAATCATGTAATCAATGTTACCATCGGCAGACATAGCAACTGTAATGAGGTCATTTGAGTATTTTATTTCTGGTATATGTGTAAAGTAAGCAAAATGGAAATTTGTACATTCTTTACTTCCTCTGTAGTTCCATTTTGAGGAGCGTAATGATTTGCTGCTTGTAATACCAGCAAAACCTGTATCATTAGTATGATGGTATAGCTTCAGGTAAATTTGGTTATTTTCTACTTCAAATTCACCTGATGTATATTCTTCTATGTCAGCTGGTCCATAAATCTCACATTTAAAAAGTTGGCTTTTGTCCGAATAAATCTTCAGAATATCAGAGTTATAAAATCTAACTTTTATGGTTTGTCCATTCTGAATATCAATAAAAAAATCGCAGCCAATTTTATCGTCGTCAATTTTAAATAAGTTAGGAGCAGTAAAATGCAGTGGTTGTATCCAGCCATTATTTACGAAAATGAAATCAGGGACGATTATTGAGTTGCCTTGCTCATGTACAAGCCGACATTTAATCTTCCCTACATAGGGTTTCGAGTCTAGGAAGTCACAGCCTCGATAATTAAACGTGAAATAATGATGGTCAAGGTTTGTCTCATAGCGGTTTAAATTCTTATTGAATTTCTTGTAACCTCCCGACTTCGCTATCGTTATGCCTCCTGTAAGAAAGCAACACCTTTTATACTTCTTGCCACTACCACAAGGGCATGGTGCGTTTTTACTCGGTTCCATCGTTGGTTGAACTAAAAGTCATCTTTATATGGGTGAACTCTGTCAAAGCATTGCATGTAACGTACAGGGCTTTACGCAGGGTGGGGAAGGATAATTCCCGCTGCTGGCTTGGCCACTAAAAACTCGATTAGCTAAAGCCAAATTACTGAAGTTGATTTGAAATACCTAAGCTGATGGGCCATTGCTGAAAGCCCAACTTGCGTAAAGCCTTTTGTTATGGGCTGTGTAAGTTAGCCTTGAAGTTTAATTAACTGTTCGATCATTTTAGGAAGAAATGTCTCTTTTATTACCCAAACTATAGAATAATCTATTCCAAAATAGTCGTGAACAATTCTGTTTCTGAAGCCTCGTATTTTATGCCAGTCAATTTCTGAATGCGTCTCCTTAAAATCTTCGGGTAATCTGTTAGCCGCTTCTCCTATGATTTCGAAATTTCGGATTACAGCATCTACTGTTTTTGAGTCAGCTGAAAATTGCTCTAGAGTCAAGTCAAGAGTATAATCTAGGATTTTTTGTCCACTATCAAGGATATCGTCAATAAGCAGGTCTGTAGATCTTTTAGACATAAATTATATCGGATTCTATGGCTTGAAAATATTTCTGTTTAATTCCGTTTCTCGATACAAGATCTATTTTTCTTTTAATTTTCTGTTCGAGATAATCAGCCAAATCAATGAATTCAATTCCGATAGGCTTAGAAAAATCTACAATAATATCGATGTCGCTTGATGTTGGTGAAAAATCATCGCGCACAACTGATCCAAAAAGGCCAATAGAGCTGATAGAATACTTTTCCATTAGCTCTGGCTTCAGCCTAAGTAGCAAATCTTTTATGGATTCCAATTGTGTCATACTTCAAAGATACGAAACCTGATAATACATAGCCCATAACGGTTTGCGGCTTTGCGATGTTGGGAAAATCAAAGGACAAATGCTCAATTTAGTACAAATGTTCAATAGAATTCCAATGCTCAAATTTAGTACTTCAGCCCCAATATCGCAAAACCGATGTTAGCTGCTGTTTATTTTTTCTTTAATCTGTCTTTAAATAACTTTTCAAATTTTTCTATTTTGGGTGTAATTACAGATTTACAATAAGGTTTTTCAGTATTGCTTGAATAATAATTTTGGTGATAGTCTTCTGCTTTATAAAATTGACTAAAAGGTTCTAATGTCGTCACAATTTTATTGTCATACACATCTTTATTTAGTTCAGAAATTAAAGAAGTAGCTATTTCTTTTTGATTTTCATTAGCATAAAAAATAACACTTCTATATTGAGAACCTCTATCGGCACCCTGTTGGTTTAAAGTGGTAGGGTTATGAGTAGCAAAAAACACTTTAAATAGTTCATCTAAATTTGTTTTTGTTATATCAAACACAATTTTCACTACTTCTGCATGATTAGTGTTTCCTGAGCAAACTTCCATATAACTTGGATCTTTTATATTTCCTCCGCTATACCCACTTTCCACACTTATTACTCCATCAAGCATTTCGTAAATTGCTTCGGTACACCAAAAACAACCTCCACCTAATACAATACTATCAGTTTTAGAATGTATGTTTGGGTCAGCAAAATTTTGCTCTTTTTGGGTAGGAACAAATTCTAACGAGAGTGAATTAACACAATAGCGTTTTCCAGTTTCAGTAGGTCCATCATCAAAAATATGTCCTAAATGACCACCACATTTTGTGCAAGTAATTTCGGTGCGTACCATGCCATGGCTGCGATCGGTAGTTTGTGTAATTTTGTTACCTTCTATTTCTTTATCAAAACTTGGCCAGCCACAATGGCTATCAAATTTCATGTCATCTGTAAATAATTCTGCTCCACAACCAGCACATTTATATACTCCTTTTTCTTTTTTCATTAGCAACGCTCCTGTAAAAGGCTTTTCAGTACCTTTTTCACGAAGTACATAGTATTGTTCATTGCTTAATTGAGCTTTCCATTCGGCATCTGTCTTATGTACCATATTAGAATCTTTTAAATTTTGTTCGTTATTTTTTAAAGTAGGTGTTTGTGAACAACTACTTAATGCCACTGTAAAAAACAGTAGCATTAAGTCTATTTTTGTATAAAACATTTTACTCAAGTTAATTTTTTATAGTTGCAGATAGTGCTTCACCAGCAGTCCAAAATGAAGCTCCTAAAAGAACTAAATCTTTAACTAGAAACTGCCCAGGTATAGCAGAAATAAACGGAAATGAGTGTCCAGTTTGAATAACTCCATGGGTGGACAACATAAATGTCAGGGTTATGACAAAAGTAACAATGCCCCCAATACTACCCAAAGCAGATGCCATAGGGCTTATGGAACGCAGTGCTATCAATAGTCCTGTAGAAATTTCAATAACTCCAAGCATATTAGAAAATCCTTGGGTACTTAAAAAGCCAAACATCCATGAGAAAAATGGACTATGCTCGGCTAAAGGGCGTATTCCTTCTGCTTCATAAGTTGTAAACTTCAAAAGTCCTATCCAAATTAAAACTAATGCTAAACCATAACGAGTTATGATAAGACCTAACTTGTTAAACATTTCTATTCTTATTTTTCCATTTTATTATTTTTTATTTTATTTAAAAAAAGCAAACAGGTCAAGGATTTTCTCTTGACCTGTTTTAATTCAATTTAGATAGCTTTTGCAGCTGGGAAATCAATGGCTACTTTGGTTACAGCATGTAAATAGTTCATTGCTATTTTTTCGGCTACAAGCATTACCAATTCTACTGCCTGTCCTTTGGTATAACCAGCATTAAAGAAGTTTTCTAATGCAGATTCCTCTACAAACCCCTTTTTAAGAGTAACTTCTTTTGCCAAGGCTACCAAGACGTTTAACTTATTATCAAATGCAGCACCGCCTTTTCTTATTTCAATGGTTTGCTCTTCGGTAAGCCCATTCATTTTACCTAATAAAGTATGCGCTGCTTGACAGTATGCACATTCATTTACCTGACTTACTACTAAATTAATAGCTTGTTTTTCTTTGTTATTGAATGTGGTTTTTGCATTTTGAAATGCGAGATAATTACCTAGTGCTGTATCAGAATGTGCCATTACAGCATACAGGTTAGGAACAGTGCCAAGACCTTTTTTTAAGTTGTCAAAAATTTCTTGATTGTTGCCAGATATTTCTCCTCTGGTAGGAACATTAAAATTTGGCATTTTTTATTTTTTAAAATTATAATGCAAATGTAAAATGCTTATGACCTTTGCTATTAGGTAGTATTTCCCTTTATGTTGTCAATTTTTCCTTTTAATAATTTATATCAAAATTAAAGGGTAGCACTCTGTATAATAAAACTGATTTTGTTTTTTAAAATAGGAAGAACGTCTTTTTCAAACCATTTATTTTTTGCCATCCAAATATTATTTCGTGGCGATGGGTGTGGCAAAACTATATATTGTGGCAAATAGCTTTTATAATTTTTTACGGTTTCGGTAAGCGTTTCTTTTATACTATTTTTTAAATAATAATTTTGAGCATATTGTCCAATAAGTAAGGTTAATTGAATGGATTTGGTTTGGGCTAAAAATTGACTGTGCCAATATGGTGCACATTCGGTACGTGGAGGCAAGTCGCCATTTTTACCAGTGCCAGGATAGCAAAATCCCATGGGCATTAATCCAAAGATTTTATTGTCGTAAAAAATAGTTTTATCTACACCCAACCAAGCTCTTAAATTATCGCCACTTTTATCGTTCCAAGGTATGCCCGTTTTATGAACTGTCTGTCCTGGTGCTTGCCCAATGATTAGTATTTTGCTATGCTTACTGATTGAGACAATTGGATTGGGTTGCAAATAATTTTCACATATTGTACAGTTTTTTACTTGAGCGATAAGTTTATTTATTTCCATTATTAAAAAAATATTGCTACAGATTATTTCTAAAATTTATTGGGCTAATACTTTCTTGTTTTTTAAAAAAACGACTAAAGGTTTGTACATCTTCAAAACCCAAATCATAGGCTATTTCTTTAATAGTTTTATCAGTATAGCGTAGCATACGTCTGGCTTCTAACATTTTTCTATCTTGAATAATTTGTAATGGCGATCGGTCGGAAAGTTTTGCAAATAAGTTAGAAAGCGTTTTGGGCGATTTATTGAGCATATCGGCATAGTCATGTACGGTATGTTTGGTTTTGAAATAAATTTCTACCAAGTAATTATATTCTCTTACTATGTCTGTTTCTTTAGTATTGAGTTCTGAAAAACTGTTTTGCTTTTTATAAATTCTCGTACATAAAATAATAAATCTTTTCAGCATAGATTGTAGCATTTCTAATTGCATATCATCTTTTGATTGCATTTCTATTTCAAACATTTTCCATAGTACTTCAAATTTTTCTAACTCGTTGGTGGGAATTTGAAAAGTGGGCAATTCTTTCGCTCCATAAAACAATATTCCTTTACAGCTAACTTCTCTGTCATGGTCAAGTATGCAGTAAAACTCTCGGTTAAATTTTATGCTTCTCAATTCACTACAATGTCGAATATCTATATTGTAAAAATCGGTCAGGCAAATAATGGTGTTCTTTTTAAATTTTATTTCATTTCCCTCATAGTAAATAATAGATTTCTCATCCTTTGTCCACAAAAAAGTCAAAGGTGAGTTTATATCTTTGTCATAAGTTATTTGAGTACTTCGTTTTAAAGTACTTAAAAAAAATAGTTCGTTATGTTGTCCTATGAATATCATAAATTTAGGGTTGTTCTTAAATAGCAGCTAACGTGCGGAGCTTGCCGAAGGTGTGGTATTAGAATTGTGTCCGCCCGAACGTCTGCTGATAAATTTGATTAGTTGAAAGTTAATAC is a genomic window of Sediminibacterium sp. TEGAF015 containing:
- a CDS encoding GNAT family N-acetyltransferase translates to MNFEIQNILQNERVILQPLKEDDFDDLFKVASDPKIWEQHPNKDRWKKEVFKVFFEGALQSKGAYKILEKATHKTLGCTRFYDWDENDKSIFIGYTFYATEYWGKGINASVKRTMLDYIFQFVDRVKFQVGASYVRSHIAITRIGATKIAEQEVAYFGEEAKLNFIYQILREELKQNKSE
- a CDS encoding MarR family winged helix-turn-helix transcriptional regulator, whose amino-acid sequence is MKSAFDVNRQNKKVESKIVVALERISEAFRVLLWNESKENALSPIQIQVLIFLLFHSEHQCKVSYLAQEFNMSKATISDSVKLLLKKGLVQKFDDPIDTRSYVIGLTDQGKQTADKSANFAFAIEKPLGSLTEDQKEIILSGLLKLIHELNKAGIITIQRMCFTCSNYQNTNGQHYCKLLQSKLATTDLRIDCPEHELTLN
- a CDS encoding DUF2024 family protein — protein: MAMRTFCLTITVLFAISVNAQNNKSKEMKVAVWDTYVTKKDGSVMHFDIIAPEEIRDTSIIYGYGKDYLTSKGQEGQPLTSKECRFCHIETLRAEWEAAIKQKGYFIIEMENCK
- a CDS encoding thioredoxin family protein, which encodes MTKSVFYHAGCPVCVSAEQDIVSLIGSDKVEIVHLGEQKNRIAEAEAKGVKSVPALLTPNGNVLHLNFGASMADVKG
- a CDS encoding TlpA family protein disulfide reductase, giving the protein MMTTRILLVLFISTATLSINAQVDIYGTVKNYSDSILYINETGGFHNFTRVWRDNRVKVVLDRSRNFKVTVPEESIGSWSIKTQNGSQLFDLVKGEKLNLIVDFSKRNPVYAIGVNADDFNYFAHLQDSLSKYYSVNNFSEKVRNKDIDSVLFYRKELAFYKVNLLNEYKRSHEMSDEYYSWIRSKYLYEPYERTVVENIPNRDSLDNIAISKIMEKGINDEYAALNTTEYNDLIDFYVASKLNKIGRKLTLNDRFNYVADSNILTGSTKEVYLSRFMAWLIKTPDSIYSPLFKKYDIIVRNDEMKQNVISRRNDYVNPAVSSSIFVDNSRANSIADILKKYRGKIIYLDFWASWCIPCRAEMLNAAILKEKLKGKNIAFIYFGYNDKEKAWRKARNQLEIAGEHYLLTEKMIKEADELFGINGIPHYAIIDKDGKIISKRADRPNDVYQELLRLVSK
- a CDS encoding YecA family protein; amino-acid sequence: MEPSKNAPCPCGSGKKYKRCCFLTGGITIAKSGGYKKFNKNLNRYETNLDHHYFTFNYRGCDFLDSKPYVGKIKCRLVHEQGNSIIVPDFIFVNNGWIQPLHFTAPNLFKIDDDKIGCDFFIDIQNGQTIKVRFYNSDILKIYSDKSQLFKCEIYGPADIEEYTSGEFEVENNQIYLKLYHHTNDTGFAGITSSKSLRSSKWNYRGSKECTNFHFAYFTHIPEIKYSNDLITVAMSADGNIDYMIDSFIPPKAMPPNYRTRFENSIYTAQVYRSTTNDRNHPLEFYLPVESIDIKHIYLHNQGNLFFFEICFPYIHRLKLTAGSTLTFDDNHFIKNESPIVNSDYSIIGDARTKEGLAAPFEEEETDFIYKIEDCGTQTIHDFWFSHSNQDLFTDKTITELQVKDVSNNPTT
- a CDS encoding HepT-like ribonuclease domain-containing protein, which gives rise to MSKRSTDLLIDDILDSGQKILDYTLDLTLEQFSADSKTVDAVIRNFEIIGEAANRLPEDFKETHSEIDWHKIRGFRNRIVHDYFGIDYSIVWVIKETFLPKMIEQLIKLQG
- a CDS encoding nucleotidyltransferase family protein; amino-acid sequence: MTQLESIKDLLLRLKPELMEKYSISSIGLFGSVVRDDFSPTSSDIDIIVDFSKPIGIEFIDLADYLEQKIKRKIDLVSRNGIKQKYFQAIESDIIYV
- a CDS encoding bifunctional methionine sulfoxide reductase B/A protein; its protein translation is MFYTKIDLMLLFFTVALSSCSQTPTLKNNEQNLKDSNMVHKTDAEWKAQLSNEQYYVLREKGTEKPFTGALLMKKEKGVYKCAGCGAELFTDDMKFDSHCGWPSFDKEIEGNKITQTTDRSHGMVRTEITCTKCGGHLGHIFDDGPTETGKRYCVNSLSLEFVPTQKEQNFADPNIHSKTDSIVLGGGCFWCTEAIYEMLDGVISVESGYSGGNIKDPSYMEVCSGNTNHAEVVKIVFDITKTNLDELFKVFFATHNPTTLNQQGADRGSQYRSVIFYANENQKEIATSLISELNKDVYDNKIVTTLEPFSQFYKAEDYHQNYYSSNTEKPYCKSVITPKIEKFEKLFKDRLKKK
- a CDS encoding YkgB family protein, producing MFNKLGLIITRYGLALVLIWIGLLKFTTYEAEGIRPLAEHSPFFSWMFGFLSTQGFSNMLGVIEISTGLLIALRSISPMASALGSIGGIVTFVITLTFMLSTHGVIQTGHSFPFISAIPGQFLVKDLVLLGASFWTAGEALSATIKN
- a CDS encoding carboxymuconolactone decarboxylase family protein, which translates into the protein MPNFNVPTRGEISGNNQEIFDNLKKGLGTVPNLYAVMAHSDTALGNYLAFQNAKTTFNNKEKQAINLVVSQVNECAYCQAAHTLLGKMNGLTEEQTIEIRKGGAAFDNKLNVLVALAKEVTLKKGFVEESALENFFNAGYTKGQAVELVMLVAEKIAMNYLHAVTKVAIDFPAAKAI
- a CDS encoding uracil-DNA glycosylase family protein; this encodes MEINKLIAQVKNCTICENYLQPNPIVSISKHSKILIIGQAPGQTVHKTGIPWNDKSGDNLRAWLGVDKTIFYDNKIFGLMPMGFCYPGTGKNGDLPPRTECAPYWHSQFLAQTKSIQLTLLIGQYAQNYYLKNSIKETLTETVKNYKSYLPQYIVLPHPSPRNNIWMAKNKWFEKDVLPILKNKISFIIQSATL